The proteins below are encoded in one region of Aspergillus nidulans FGSC A4 chromosome III:
- a CDS encoding Rad21/Rec8 N terminal domain protein (transcript_id=CADANIAT00006294): MVLGRLSAATLSFFPALLSILPFFLSHFLKHARQYWPTSSLNVLETRYSEARKQVFVAVPTTLVFLELVGALVLVLTSPEHGVATVWLVATLGARSISRRLNRRTIQNVDVPKACNVIIDPAAPMALRLQSNLLYGISRVYSQQCGYTLLDVQAMHDKMRQTLRSVPAGGLDPSAGKARPEQLVLPYDPSFLPENNLPGLGLDLSKLNRLLETESSQQSNVSIPRTPDLSQSALSNSSVLGLNIPSDENILRDMGGFSSEADVASSAKGGLDFGRVLTSSLHDEGGVLLQPDFEFDENGNIVELGGRTQNEVRTRPPLLADEDIEMAITNEPARPVRPAVFCDGDEAPREPVEIETHGATAPQRQRGPKFLASDLQTALRNAELAAMNEDYMHNVALAARQKRQNRVSTQAKRNAAYWVFRLGIGSVGAGVGSSRVIHPLHFFSGDELYETLVSHKRPLEDEPEAEGRRVRAREDDEQGRMDIVDDTNLWNEDVELGRHQSPPLYDDNSSQMPWNITASVQSSRHGASVANIFGGLGSVSDLSSRGLPESVASFGRAPSVGPSGIGRSRNRLTSASPLAGRGFPYDLDNLSIPGHYDDDLDKLEGFDLGNYLDENVMGDDNSNADVAGPSHRSQELQNSLTESVMDQEGLNFLGFMAAKIQSLKPAEGASATEITFSTLLPYQDTSATVATQGLMHILALATKGFLKVRQDEYQDQSNADDGVRYEFGEIFVSLAEV, translated from the exons ATGGTATTAGGTAGACTATCTGCCGCTACCCTGAGTttctttcctgctcttctctctATTTTACCGTTCTTCCTTTCACACTTTTTGAAGCACGCTCGCCAGTATTGGCCAACTTCATCTTTGAACGTCTTAGAGACTCGTTACTCTGAGGCCAGAAAGCAGGTCTTTGTTGCAGTACCGACGACACTTGTCTTCCTTGAGCTTGTAGGGGCCCTTGTACTTG TACTTACATCTCCCGAGCATGGAGTAGCTACGGTTTG GCTTGTAGCAACTCTAGGGGCTAGATCCATTTCAAGGAGACTAAATCGGCGGACTATACAAAATGTGGATGTTCCCAAGGCTTGCAATGTTATTATCGATCCTGCAGCTCCGATGGCGCTCAGACTCCAGAGCAACCTTTT GTACGGAATCTCGAGGGTGTATAGCCAACAGTGCGGATATACCCTGCTCGACGTTCAAGCGATGCACGATAAGATGAGGCAAACGTTAAGGTCGGTCCCTGCTGGAGGATTGGATCCGTCCGCCGGAAAGGCCAG ACCTGAGCAGCTCGTCCTACCCTATGATCCCTCCTTTCTCCCAGAGAACAACCTCCCCGGTCTCGGCCTAGATCTGTCGAAACTAAATAGGTTGCTTGAGACGGAATCGAGCCAGCAATCCAACGTCTCCATACCTCGAACTCCGGACCTCAGTCAATCTGCTCTCTCGAACAGCTCAGTACTGGGTCTGAATATTCCGTCTGATGAGAACATTCTGAGAGATATGGGTGGATTCAGCTCTGAGGCTGACGTTGCGAGCTCTGCTAAAGGCGGTCTTGACTTTGGAAGGGTGCTGACTTCGTCCTTACATGACGAGGGTGGTGTGCTGCTCCAGCCTGACTTTGAGTTTGATGAAAATGGCAATATTGTTGAGCTCGGTGGGAGGACTCAGAATGAAGTCAGGACTAGACCG CCTTTGCTTGCCGATGAAGACATAGAGATGGCTATAACGAACGAGCCTGCCCGACCTGTTCGCCCAGCCGTATTCTGTGACGGAGACGAAGCTCCACGCGAGCCAGTAGAAATAGAGACTCATGGGGCAACAGCACCACAGAGACAGAGGGGTCCTAAGTTCCTCGCTTCAGATCTACAGACGGCATTGCGCAATGCTGAGCTAGCCGCCATGAACGAAGACTACATGCACAATGTGGCACTGGCTGCCAGACAAAAACGTCAGAATAGGGTATCAACTCAGGCCAAGAGGAACGCAGCTTACTGGGTTTTCAGGCTGGGGATCGGCTCCGTAGGAGCTGGTGTTGGGTCGTCTCGAGTCATTCATCCATTGCATTTCTTCTCCGGAGACGAGTTATATGAGACGCTAGTTTCTCACAAACGGCCGCTAGAAGATGAGCCGGAGGCTGAGGGGCGCCGGGTACGCGCgagagaagatgatgaacaggGCAGAATGGATATTGTGGATGACACTAATCTTTGGAACGAG GACGTTGAGCTTGGACGTCACCAATCACCACCTCTTTACGATGACAATTCCTCCCAAATGCCCTGGAACATAACCGCCTCTGTGCAGAGCTCTCGTCACGGGGCATCCGTAGCAAACATTTTTGGAGGCCTTGGAAGTGTGAGCGACCTTTCATCCCGTGGTCTCCCTGAGTCAGTTGCCTCCTTCGGCCGAGCTCCCAGCGTAGGTCCCTCAGGTATAGGACGGTCGCGCAACCGATTGACTAGCGCAAGCCCTCTTGCAGGGCGAGGGTTCCCTTACGATTTAGACAATTTGTCTATTCCTGGTCACTACGATGACGACCTTGACAAACTGGAAGGTTTCGACTTGGGAAATTACCTCGACGAAAATGTTATGGGGGATGACAACTCCAACGCGGACGTAGCAGGTCCATCACATAGAAGCCAGGAGCTTCAGAACAGTCTCACCGAGTCAGTCATGGACCAGGAGGGTCTCAACTTCCTCGGTTTCATGGCTGCGAAGATCCAGTCGCTGAAACCAGCAGAAGGCGCTTCCGCCACCGAAATCACATTCTCTACATTATTGCCGTATCAGGACACGTCTGCCACTGTCGCTACGCAGGGTCTCATGCATATCCTTGCTCTAGCCACCAAGGGCTTCCTTAAAGTGCGCCAGGATGAATACCAAGACCAAAGCAACGCAGACGACGGGGTCCGATACGAGTTTGGGGAGATCTTCGTAAGTCTAGCTGAGGTGTAG
- the argEF gene encoding bifunctional acetylglutamate kinase/N-acetyl-gamma-glutamyl-phosphate reductase (transcript_id=CADANIAT00006295) — MLVGRMFSLRTAVRRASTTKSFRALSAPHTVAFARLCSPTARASLRASAVPLLQSRHYSRASDTQLSSTRSTVVQLLSNIGSKREVQQYLSHFTSVSSQQFAVIKVGGAIITEHLETLSSALAFLNHVGLYPIVVHGAGPQLNRMLEAAGVEPQFEDGIRVTDGKTLALARKLFLEENLKLVEELERMGVRARPLTAGVFQADYLDKEKYNLVGKINGVNKKPIESAIEAGCLPILTSMAETPDGQVLNVNADVAAGELARALQPLKIVYLAEKGGLFNGDTGEKISSINLDEEYDHLMTQWWVRHGTRLKIKEMKELLNDLPRTSSVAIIHPADLQKELFTDSGAGTLIRRGNKVHTKTSLSEFEDLAQLKEVLVRDREGLDARATVDRYVEGLKERDFKAYFDEPMEALAVVLPQAKDALTSAAHLATFTITKSGWLTNVADNVFAAIKKDFPKLVWTVKEDDENLTWFFDKADGSLSRDGEVLFWYGVESSDEVKLLVQEFTQHGRQMFGDINLESRLQRAAHAAANIGKPLGAAAGQKRTFSTASNALRSARFGRPSVPVQTVRTYATTNPNPPLGEKNNSNTKPSKVALIGARGYTGQALINLINAHPHLDLRHVSSRELAGKKLQGYDKREIIYENLSPEDVKRMSSNGDVDCWVMALPNGVCKPFVDAVDQGAKDGNVIIDLSADYRFDENWTYGLPELVSRSKIAQATRIANPGCYATGTQVAIAPIVPHLGGQPTVFGVSGYSGAGTKPSPKNDVQNLTNNIIPYSLTDHIHEREISSQLGTPIAFMPHVAVWFQGIHLTINIPLKETMSSRDIRNIYQDRYAGEKLVKIVGEPPVVKNIAGRHGVEVGGFAVHSKENRVVVCATIDNLLKGAATQCLQNMNLALGYSEYEGIPLE; from the exons ATGCTGGTTGGCAGGATGTTCTCCCTTCGCACCGCTGTGCGGAGAGCTTCCACCACCAAGTCCTTCCGAGCGCTCTCCGCACCGCACACCGTCGCGTTTGCCAGACTCTGCTCGCCCACAGCCCGTGCCTCGTTGAGGGCGTCTGCagtgccgctgctgcaaagccGTCACTACTCTCGCGCCTCCGACACCCAACTCTCTTCTACCCGGTCCACCGTCGTTCAGCTGTTGAGCAACATCGGCTCGAAGCGTGAGGTCCAGCAATACCTTTCGCACTTTACTTCGGTCTCGTCCCAGCAGTTTGCCGTTATCAAGGTTGGTGGTGCTATTATCACTGAGCACCTCGAAACCCTCTCCTCTGCGCTCGCCTTCCTGAACCATGTCGGTCTGTACCCGATCGTCGTGCACGGCGCCGGCCCTCAGCTGAACCGCATGCTCGAGGCTGCTGGTGTCGAGCCCCAGTTTGAGGATGGGATCCGCGTCACAGATGGCAAGACACTGGCTTTGGCCCGCAAGCTCTTCTTGGAGGAGAACCTgaagctggtcgaggagctggagcgcatGGGTGTGCGGGCTCGCCCTCTCACCGCTGGTGTCTTCCAGGCCGACTACCTTGACAAGGAGAAGTACAACCTGGTCGGCAAGATCAACGGTGTCAACAAGAAGCCGATTGAGTCTGCAATTGAGGCTGGCTGCCTTCCCATTCTGACTTCCATGGCCGAAACCCCCGATGGCCAAGTGCTCAACGTCAATGCCGATGTCGCAGCTGGAGAGCTGGCGCGCGCGCTTCAGCCCCTGAAGATCGTCTATCTCGCTGAGAAGGGAGGTCTGTTCAACGGTGACACTGGCGAGAAAATCTCGAGCATCAACCTTGATGAGGAGTACGACCACCTCATGACACAGTGGTGGGTGCGTCATGGTACTCGTctgaagatcaaggaaaTGAAGGAGTTGCTCAACGATCTTCCCCGTACTTCTAGCGTTGCTATCATCCACCCTGCCGACCTGCAAAAGGAGCTCTTTACCGACTCCGGTGCGGGTACTCTTATCCGCCGTGGAAACAAGGTTCACACCAAGACTTCGCTTTCTGAGTTTGAGGATTTGGCCCAACTGAAGGAGGTCTTGGTTCGTGACCGGGAAGGCCTTGATGCTCGCGCAACCGTCGACCGTTACGTTGAGGGCCTGAAGGAGCGCGACTTCAAGGCCTACTTCGATGAGCCCATGGAGGCTCTGGCTGTTGTTTTGCCCCAGGCCAAGGATGCCCTTACCTCAGCGGCCCACCTCGCTACTTTCACCATCACTAAGTCTGGCTGGCTCACAAACGTGGCCGACAACGTTTTCGCCGCCATCAAGAAGGACTTCCCCAAGCTTGTCTGGACCGTcaaggaggatgacgagaacCTCACATGGTTCTTTGACAAGGCTGATGGCAGTCTAAGCCGAGACGGCGAGGTTCTCTTCTGGTACGGAGTTGAGAGTAGTGATGAGGTGAAGCTGTTGGTTCAGGAATTCACTCAGCACGGTCGCCAGATGTTCGGCGACATCAACCTTGAGTCCAGGCTTCAGCGCGCTGCTCATGCGGCTGCCAATATCGGCAAGCCCCtcggtgctgctgctggacagAAGCGTACTTTCTCCACTGCAAGCAACGCCCTTCGTTCTGCCCGTTTCGGACGCCCTTCAGTTCCCGTTCAGACTGTCCGCACCTACGCCACAACCAACCCTAACCCTCCTcttggggagaagaacaACTCCAACACTAAGCCTTCCAAAGTCGCCCTCATCGGAGCCCGTGGCTACACTGGACAGGCCCTgatcaacctcatcaacgcccACCCTCACCTGGATTTGCGTCATGTCTCTTCCCGCGAGCTGGCTggcaagaagctgcaggGTTACGACAAGCGAGAGATCATCTACGAGAACCTGAGTCCCGAGGATGTCAAGCGCATGTCATCCAACGGCGACGTCGACTGCTGGGTTATGGCCCTCCCTAACGGCGTCTGCAAGCCTTTCGTTGATGCCGTTGACCAGGGTGCCAAGGATGGTAACGTGATCATCGACCTGAGCGCCGACTACCGCTTTGATGAGAACTGGACCTACGGTCTCCCTGAGCTGGTCAGCCGCTCTAAGATCGCCCAGGCAACTCGCATCGCCAACCCTGGTTGCTATGCCACCGGAACCCAAGTTGCCATTGCTCCTATCGTTCCTCACCTCGGTGGACAACCCACCGTTTTTGGCGTTTCCGGTTACTCTGGAGCTGGTACCAAGCCTAGCCCCAAGAACGACGTCCAGAACCTTACTAACAACATCATCCCTTACTCCTTGACCGACCACATCCACGAGCGGGAAATTAGTTCTCAGCTCGGTACTCCCATTGCCTTCATGCCCCACGTTGCTGTTTGGTTCCAGGGCATCCACCTCACCATCAACATTCCTCTGAAGGAGACAATGTCATCTCGTGACATTCGCAACATCTACCAGGACCGTTACGCTGGCGAGAAGCTTGTGAAGATCGTCGGTGAGCCTCCGGTTGTCAAGAACATTGCTGGTCGTCACGGCGTCGAAGTCGGTGGCTTTGCCGTCCACTCCAAGGAGAACCGTGTCGTCGTTTGCGCCACCATTGACAACCTTCTCAAAGGTGCTGCCACTCAATGCCTGC AAAACATGAACCTCGCCCTCGGATACAGCGAGTACGAGGGTATCCCTCTTGAATAG
- a CDS encoding SNAP receptor SNC2 (transcript_id=CADANIAT00006296): protein MSEQPYDPYIPSGSNAASGSTAQNGDNRTREIDRKIQETVDTMRSNIFKVSERGERLDSLQDKTDNLAVSAQGFRRGANRVRKQMWWKDMKMRVCLIICIILLLVVIIVPAVVTTTR, encoded by the exons ATGTCTGAGCAACCGTACGATCCTTATATTCCTTCCGGCTCCAAcgccgccagcggcagcaCTGCACAGAATGGCGACAACCGGACACGGGAAATCGACCGG AAAATCCAAGAGACCGTCGATACTATGCGCTCGAATATTTTCAAGGTCTCCGAGCGTGGTGAACGTCTAGATTCGTTGCAGGATAAGACCGACAACTTGGCTGTGTCAGCTCAAGGGTTCCGCAGAGGTGCCAACCGCGTGCGGAAGCAAATGTGGTGGAAGGACATGAAGATGCGTGTTTGTCTGATTATTTGCATTATCCTCTTGCTTGTGGTGATCATCGTCCCTGCTG TTGTTACAACCACGCGCTAA
- a CDS encoding uncharacterized protein (transcript_id=CADANIAT00006297): protein MSATVNLELASLEERRRLSGEPEQACAANADIPVARAKQKWNDPSINKWRIAAAFASFTVAGASDGVYGIREDFELSTTVVSLIFMTPFAGYTMASIAVNKIHMTFGQRGIATIGPLCHLIPFIVMAFFPRFPVLLVAYAFVGLANGLLDAGWNAWVGDMVSASTLMGLMHACYGLGATISPAISTAMIDHGLKWSRFYLTLVGGSALELITCVPLFWPENAERFRINNPRVSGSTRDSRTTEAIKNRVTWILAFFLFAYMGVEVSVGGWIVDFMMQVRDGGAVASGLVPTGFWAGITIGRIVLAFANEAFGERLAVIIYLVLAIALELVFWLVPHFVVSAVAVSLIGFFTGPLFPAAVTVAAKLLPKHLHTPSIGIVSALGGSGGAILPFVAGAIAQPHGVSSLQPFALALLVTITGLWLLLPRQPRHSHDN, encoded by the exons ATGTCGGCAACGGTGAATTTGGAGCTGGCTTCTCTCGAAGAACGACGGAGGTTGTCAGGAGAGCCTGAGCAAGCATGCGCGGCCAACGCGGATATCCCTGTTGCTCGAGCGAAGCAAAAATGGAACGATCCATCTATCAACAAGTGGCGCATAGCAGCAGCTTTTGCCAGCTTCACAGTTGCCGGTGCCAGTGACGGCGTGTATGGT ATACGCGAAGATTTTGAGTTGTCCACCACGGTGGTCTCTTTGATTTTTATGACTCCATTTGCCGGTTATACAATGGCGTCCATCGCAGTGAATAAGATCCATATGACATTTGGACAGCGAGGGATTGCGACTATTGGGCCGCTATGCCATCTGATTCCTTTCATCGTTATGGCATTCTTTCCGCGATTTCCGGTACTGTTGGTGGCTTACGCCTTCGTTGGGCTCGCTAATGGCCTACTTGACGCGGGCTGGAATGCATGGGTTGGCGACATGGTGAGCGCCAGTACATTGATGGGGCTCATGCATGCATGTTACGGGTTAGG AGCAACTATAAGTCCAGCTATCTCAACGGCGATGATCGACCATGGTCTGAAGTGGTCTAGATTCTACCTGACTCTAGTTGGCGGCTCTGCTCTGGAACTCATCACCTGCGTGCCTTTGTTCTGGCCTGAAAATGCGGAGCGGTTTAGGATCAACAACCCCAGAGTGTCAGGCTCGACAAGGGACTCGCGAACGACTGAAGCCATCAAGAATCGGGTTACTTGGATTCtcgctttcttcctctttgcttATATGGGAGTAGAGG TGTCCGTTGGCGGTTGGATTGTCGACTTCATGATGCAGGTTCGCGACGGCGGTGCTGTGGCCTCCGGTCTTGTCCCTACTGGGTTCTGGGCCGGCATCACAATTGGCCGGATTGTGCTTGCTTTTGCAAATGAGGCCTTTGGTGAGCGACTTGCCGTGATCATATATCTTGTCCTAGCTATTGCCCTCGAACTGGTGTTTTGGCTCGTCCCCCACTTCGTTGTCTCCGCTGTGGCAGTATCACTAATCGGATTCTTTACCGGCCCTCTCTTCCCTGCCGCAGTTACAGTAGCAGCGAAACTGCTCCCGAAGCATTTACATACCCCGAGTATTGGCATCGTCTCTGCTTTGGGGGGCAGTGGTGGCGCGAT ACTACCCTTCGTCGCCGGTGCTATCGCGCAGCCACATGGTGTATCCAGTTTGCAGCCTTTCGCGCTGGCTCTTCTTGTCACCATAACCGgtctctggctgctcttACCCAGACAGCCCCGTCATTCTCATGATAACTAA